One Argiope bruennichi chromosome 5, qqArgBrue1.1, whole genome shotgun sequence DNA segment encodes these proteins:
- the LOC129968426 gene encoding uncharacterized protein LOC129968426 → MADSGNSELLALLAEMKKSMDEMKQGQDEMKAGLEKEMRSGQERMEEMKVGLEKEMRSGQERMDEMKARLEKEIRSGQERMEEMKVGLEKEMRSGQERMDEMKARLEKEIRSGQERMEEMKVGLEEEMRSGQERMEEMKAGLEKEIRSGQERMEEMKVGLEEEMRSGQERMEEMKAGLEKEIRSGQERMEEMKVGLEKEIRSGQERKEQELKKDIASVKEEFSNIIQEKMNSIEDKVASFENEVVSVETKVFEMEESIDKVRENIGINILKMEESIDKVREDIEKEFDRNSERRFESLKKQISH, encoded by the coding sequence ATGGCTGATAGCGGTAATAGTGAGTTACTGGCTCTGTTGGCTGAGATGAAGAAATCTATGGATGAGATGAAGCAAGGACAAGATGAGATGAAAGCCGGATTGGAGAAAGAGATGCGTTCCGGTCAAGAAAGAATGGAGGAGATGAAAGTCGGATTGGAGAAAGAGATGCGTTCCGGTCAAGAAAGGATGGACGAGATGAAAGCCCGATTGGAGAAAGAGATCCGTTCCGGTCAAGAAAGAATGGAGGAGATGAAAGTCGGATTGGAGAAAGAGATGCGTTCCGGTCAAGAAAGGATGGACGAGATGAAAGCCCGATTGGAGAAAGAGATCCGTTCCGGTCAAGAAAGAATGGAGGAGATGAAAGTCGGATTGGAGGAAGAGATGCGTTCCGGTCAAGAAAGGATGGAGGAGATGAAAGCCGGATTGGAGAAAGAGATCCGTTCCGGTCAAGAAAGAATGGAGGAAATGAAAGTCGGATTGGAGGAAGAGATGCGTTCCGGTCAAGAAAGGATGGAGGAGATGAAAGCCGGATTGGAGAAAGAGATCCGTTCCGGTCAAGAAAGAATGGAGGAGATGAAAGTCGGATTGGAGAAAGAGATCCGTTCCGGTCAAGAAAGAAAGGAGCAGGAGCTTAAGAAGGACATCGCAAGTGTTAAAGAGGAATTCTCCAATATCATTCAGGAGAAGATGAATTCAATTGAAGATAAGGTGGCTTCATTTGAGAACGAGGTTGTTTCAGTGGAAACTAAAGTTTTTGAAATGGAAGAAAGTATTGACAAGGTTCGAGAAAACATTGGaattaacattttgaagatgGAAGAAAGCATTGACAAGGTTCGAGAAGACATCGAAaaagaatttgacagaaattcGGAAAGGAGGTTTGAAAGCCTGAAGAAGCAGATTTCCCATTAA
- the LOC129968427 gene encoding uncharacterized protein LOC129968427: MSLAERYNILREKQCCFACLTPKHTSRSCKAFLRCVICGKKHVPLSCESLEAKNQDSFKSENKSPNVEVNMANNTSSPRVFLQTLKLKMVCGNKEIPVRAILDSGSQKTYVLKNVVEKMGYIPLRKEILMH, translated from the coding sequence ATGAGTTTGGCTGAAaggtataatattttaagagagaagCAATGTTGCTTTGCTTGCTTAACACCAAAGCATACATCTCGTTCTTGTAAGGCATTTTTAAGATGTGTAATATGTGGGAAAAAGCATGTCCCACTTAGTTGTGAGTCTCTAGAGGCTAAGAATCAAGATTCATTCAAAAGTGAGAATAAGAGTCCAAATGTGGAAGTTAATATGGCCAACAACACTTCTAGTCCCAGGGTGTTCCTCCAAacgttgaaattaaaaatggtgtGTGGTAACAAAGAAATCCCAGTTAGGGCAATTCTAGATTCTGGGTCACAAAAGACTTATGTATTAAAGAATGTTGTTGAGAAAATGGGATACATCCCACTCAGAAAAGAAATTCTGATGCACTAA
- the LOC129968428 gene encoding uncharacterized protein LOC129968428, with translation MNIRLSDVGEEPQSVQVLLGSDVIGNIMTGQRRVLSCGLVAMETLLGWTLSGKVPENEMSSYNAMLVASLFVKEMDISQLWRLDSLGIQDPSEQKSKVELHKASMEHFLRTVKVDEEERFLVSLPWLDGHLPLPDNFNSALKGLQVTTHKLKKENLFQEYGDVFKEWKREGIIEEVPLEEIKSACHYLPHRHVVKPNSTTKIRPVFNASSKQKGAVSLNDCLEKGLNLIELIPSMLKRFRLYRFGISADIRKAFLQISLYKEDRNFLRFLWHSEEGELIHYRHCRVVFGVSSSPFLLGSTIQYHLERKLEEAQQGRGRYPECIIQKLMNSFYVDNCLASFKTQSELERFIDVATEIMAERKFDLRGWEHSSPSDPITNPTIILGTIWGRHCDTLSINIPDLRELMEEVITKRNILAASHKVFDPLGITSPVLLLPKLWLQNLWKSKIGWDEEVDLKTNQDFLKWLMELEYLKHSKTRIAPCGKKETTIARLELLGAAISARLSSTVLKEFPTDNVYFWADSTTVLAWLKREEPWGVFVYNRVQEIRKLTPVKAWRHVPGSLNPVDCPSRGCSAKQLCSSKWWEGPSWLYLSSHEWPVSDVVVDVNEEEVNKEKSYRDLSDEYSNNRYKE, from the exons ATGAATATTAGGCTATCAGATGTAGGGGAGGAGCCACAATCTGTTCAAGTGCTTCTTGGTTCAGATGTGATAGGGAATATCATGACTGGCCAGCGTAGAGTTCTATCCTGTGGGCTTGTTGCCATGGAGACACTACTTGGCTGGACTCTGTCAGGTAAAGTTCCTGAGAATGAGATGTCATCATACAATGCTATGCTGGTGGCCTCCCTATTTGTGAAAGAGATGGATATCTCCCAATTATGGAGATTGGATTCCTTGGGGATCCAAGATCCTTCAGAACAAAAATCCAAAGTGGAGCTTCATAAGGCGTCAATGGAGCACTTCTTAAGAACTGTCAAGGTCGATGAAGAAGAGCGATTCCTTGTCTCCCTACCTTGGCTCGACGGTCATTTGCCTCTTCCAGACAACTTCAATTCGGCACTCAAAGGGTTGCAAGTGACAACCCATAAGCTGAAGAAGGAAAACTTATTTCAAGAATACGGTGATGTCTTTAAAGAATGGAAACGAGAAGGCATAATTGAAGAAGTTCCCCTAGAGGAAATAAAGTCTGCTTGTCACTATCTGCCCCATCGACATGTGGTGAAGCCGAACAGCACTACGAAAATTAGGCCCGTCTTTAACGCTTCATCAAAACAAAAGGGAGCGGTCAGCCTCAATGACTGTTTGGAAAAGGGATTAAACTTGATCGAATTGATCCCTTCCATGTTAAAAAGGTTTCGACTGTATAGGTTTGGCATTTCGGCTGATATACGGAAGGCCTTCTTACAAATAAGTCTATATAAGGAGGATCGAAATTTCCTGCGATTTTTGTGGCACAGTGAAGAAGGAGAGCTCATACATTACCGACATTGCCGAGTGGTGTTTGGTGTTTCCAGCAGCCCGTTCTTGCTTGGGTCAACAATCCAATACCACTTGGAGAGAAAGTTGGAAGAAGCGCAGCAAGGCCGTGGAAGATACCCTGAGTGCATTATTCAAAAGTTGATGAACAGCTTTTACGTGGACAATTGTTTAGCAAGTTTCAAAACTCAGTCGGAGCTAGAACGATTTATTGATGTAGCCACGGAGATCATGGCTGAAAGAAAATTCGACTTACGAGGGTGGGAGCACTCTAGTCCATCTGATCCAATAACAAATCCTACAATCATCCTGGGAACGATTTGGGGCAGACATTGTGAtactctttcaataaatattcctgATTTGAGAGAACTAATGGAAGAGGTAATcacgaaaagaaatattcttgctGCTTCCCACAAAGTGTTTGATCCCTTGGGGATTACTAGTCCAGTTTTGCTACTACCAAAACTTTGGCTACAAAATTTGTGGAAATCTAAAATCGGTTGGGATGAAGAAGTAGATCTAAAAACAAATCAAGATTTTCTGAAGTGGCTAATGGAGCTGGAATATTTGAAGCAT AGTAAAACTAGAATTGCACCTTGTGGAAAAAAGGAAACAACTATTGCAAGGCTGGAACTGCTTGGTGCTGCTATATCTGCTCGTCTTTCTTCCACTGTCTTGAAAGAGTTTCCAACAGACAATGTTTATTTCTGGGCAGACTCTACTACTGTGCTGGCTTGGTTGAAGAGAGAAGAACCGTGGGGTGTATTTGTTTACAACCGTGTTCAAGAAATTCGAAAGCTGACACCAGTCAAAGCCTGGAGACACGTTCCTGGATCACTGAATCCAGTGGACTGTCCGAGTAGAGGGTGTTCAGCGAAGCAGCTTTGCAGTTCGAAATGGTGGGAAGGTCCCAGTTGGTTGTATCTTTCGTCTCATGAATGGCCTGTTAGTGATGTGGTAGTAGATGTCAATGAGGAAGAAGTCAATAAAGAGAAGAGCTATCGTGACCTCTCTGATGAATATTCAAACAACCGATATAAAGAGTGA
- the LOC129968429 gene encoding uncharacterized protein LOC129968429 — protein MQSNAFQDEKLLAKMQTFKDEDGLLRIRTKLADSCEKEDFKFPILLPANDVVVKLIREEHIKAMHAGSSILLARLREKFWIIRAKRLVKQVLSECVICKRYKAKHLEVLFASLPKDRVTQTKVFEVTGVDYAGPLYLKSKGKAWIVLFTCAVYRAVHFELVRSLTTDTFIQALRWFIARRGRISVLYSDNGTNFVGTNNALRALDWDKISVYSTAQKITWKFIPPTAAWWGGWWERIVRTLKELLRRVLGKSIVNYEELLTILCDCESIINARPLTYIQDDPNELLPLTPAMFIHGNSNYETPDFDKVDRSSLMDKEK, from the exons ATGCAGTCAAATGCCTTTCAAGATGAGAAACTTCTTGctaaaatgcaaacatttaaagATGAAGATGGGCTTCTGAGAATAAGAACCAAACTAGCAGACAGTTGTGAGAAGGAAGATTTCAAGTTTCCAATTCTCTTACCTGCCAATGATGTTGTAGTAAAATTAATTCGAGAGGAGCATATAAAAGCAATGCATGCAGGCTCTTCAATATTACTCGCCCGGCTTAGAGAGAAATTTTGGATAATTAGAGCTAAAAGATTAGTAAAGCAGGTTCTTTCTGAGTGTGTGATTTGCAAGCGTTATAAAGCTAAACATCTTGAAGTGCTCTTCGCTTCACTGCCTAAAGATAGAGTTACTCAGACAAAGGTATTTGAAGTAACAGGTGTAGACTATGCAGGTCCTCTTTATCTTAAGTCTAAAGGAAAGGCCtggattgttttatttacttgtgCTGTCTACAGAGCAGTGCATTTTGAATTAGTCCGATCACTCACTACTGATACTTTTATTCAAGCCTTAAGATGGTTCATTGCGAGAAGAGGCAGGATTTCAGTACTTTACAGTGACAACGGTACTAATTTCGTAGGGACAAATAATGCGTTGCGAGCATTAGATTGGGATAAAATTTCTGTGTACTCAACTGCTCAGAAAATCACTTGGAAATTTATCCCACCCACAGCAGCCTGGTGGGGTGGATGGTGGGAGCGTATTGTGAGAACGCTCAAAGAGCTTTTACGTCGAGTGTTAGGAAAATCTATTGTAAATTATGAAGAGCTCCTAACCATCTTATGTGACTGTGAGTCAATAATCAATGCTAGACCGTTGACATACATACAAGATGATCCAAATGAATTGCTACCTTTGACCCCAGCCATGTTTATTCACGGAAACAGCAACTATGAAACACCAGATTTCGATAAAGTAGATCGATCTTCGTTG ATGGACAAGGAAAAGTGA